From the genome of Onthophagus taurus isolate NC chromosome 5, IU_Otau_3.0, whole genome shotgun sequence, one region includes:
- the LOC111426217 gene encoding regulatory-associated protein of mTOR isoform X5, producing the protein MIDIRRNGEDDGRKSQITTDRNLPLVFAKPVHTDVIEGVEGIQQNWRMKERMKTVSVALVLCLNVGVDPPDVVKTQPCARLECWIDPSSMSPSKALQNIGANLQKQYERWQPRARYKQSLDPTSDDIKKLCSSLRRNAKEERVLFHYNGHGVPKPTSNGEIWVFNRQYTQYIPLSIYDLQKWMGAPSIYVYDCSNAGIIVESFKQFASQHETETEAAISKQKPVSVMAPSFKNCIQLAACSANQVLPMNPSLPADLFTSCLTTPIKVVLRWYVLQSNSILVPKINPDLLDNVPGQITDRRTMLGELNWIFTAITDTIAWNTLPRDLFQKLFRQDLLVASLFRNFLLAERIMRSYDCTPISDPPLPPTYQHHMWQTWDLMLDLSLLQLRKILDHNEPYEHLPFFEEQLLAFEVWLKLGSENRKPPEQLPIVLQVLLSQVHRMKALELLGKFLDLGPWAVNLALSVGIFPYVLKLLQSSAKELRPLLVFIWAKILAVDDSCQSDLVRDNGHRYFIAVLQDLNISSETRMQAAFVLASIVNKNPDGQEITVQNNLVSTCLEQLSDPNPKLRQWLALCLGRLWDKFEKARWTGVRDTAHEKLYTLLSDRCPEVRASAVYALGTFINSVQKRTEHANNIDHSVIMTLINTLCGDMSAIVRKELVVAIQWIVLAFENTFINIASQEASLHVGPKEHTPLPGRWGSESGRDVKTGYDVTDCALLRMTRVGSLTAISSMGSISWSIYTKVWAGLCALNTDPHPEVAKMANTVICYVRNQTTKPPQLRDSEKIGGSVSLPPSPNTRPVYLPESPPTLHPDHSGNSRTLPTASRSRYHPNTISEREVKDYTKKMLVSTQFIQWSCKQFVQPMMKQSPLDDVESRPYHEREWRFIRNDAIRKEAQEERRKATAAKIETQIFNARNPGQCPPTVLQFHPYDQHVAVVISDSVIVWDWGTGAKLSYSNYKTLKNPLTYITSFEWVNSVDVSLMMLAANDGSVKIWKPAVNNKDPTLIGAWQAFTDASIPKKLYMKILLMWEQYTQTVITAGESKLLRLWDAHQETHLYDIPTGSERTIHCIDSTYSGIAHERELSQEKEYDDDLMETEENGLVMMDTNYDEVDTFFPTKQSGLIAAGFTDGSVRIYDRRCGPNEAKLRTWMEHDCTVLGVQMRDEKVVMGSAKGEIKIFDIRGHDKPLKSMQIGQQMSAFAIHRTANIYSCATGQNITQYTLDGNLINTIRSSESFIGYRTGSNVMSLSYHPYKMALAASTVDVVCVYAAENRQR; encoded by the exons ATGATTGACATCCGACGAAACGGCGAGGACGATGGTAGAAAGTCGCAAATCACCACCGATCGTAATTTACCCCTCGTTTTCGCAAAGCCCGTCCATACGGATGTTATCGAGGGTGTCGAAGGCATCCAACAGAACTGGCGCATGAAAGAGCGC ATGAAAACTGTCAGTGTAGCTTTGGTTTTATGTTTAAACGTTGGTGTAGATCCACCGGATGTTGTGAAAACACAACCATGTGCACGATTAGAGTGTTGGATAG ATCCATCGTCGATGTCGCCATCGAAAGCTTTACAAAACATTGGTGCGAATCTACAAAAACAATACGAAAGATGGCAACCAAGAGCTAGATATAAGCAGTCTTTAGACCCTACATCGGAtgatattaaaaagttatgtTCATCTTTACGGCGAAATGCAAAAGAAGAACGAGTGTTGTTTCATTACAATGGGCATGGAGTTCCTAAACCTACTAGTAACGGTGAAATCTGGGTGTTTAATAgg CAATACACCCAATATATTCCATTATCAATATACGACCTCCAAAAATGGATGGGGGCACCATCAATTTACGTTTACGACTGCTCAAACGCAGGAATAATTGTCGAATCATTTAAACAATTTGCATCGCAACATGAAACGGAAACagaa gcTGCAATTTCTAAACAGAAACCGGTGTCAGTTATGGCCCcctcatttaaaaattgtattcaaTTGGCGGCTTGTAGTGCAAATCAGGTTCTTCCAATGAATCCCTCATTGCCCGCCGATTTGTTTACTTCCTGTTTAACGACTCCCATCAAAGTTGTATTAAGGTGGTATGTTTTGCAATCAAATTCGATTTTGGTACCGAAAATCAACCCGGATTTATTGGATAA CGTTCCTGGTCAAATAACTGATCGTAGAACGATGTTGGGAGAATTAAATTGGATTTTTACCGCAATTACCGATACAATTGCCTGGAATACACTCCCCAGAGATTTGTTCCAAAAATTGTTCCGACAAGATCTTTTGGTGGCCagtttatttagaaattttttattagccGAACGAATAATGAGATCATACGATTGCACCCCGATTAGCGACCCCCCTTTACCTCCAACTTATCAACATCACATGTGGCAAACTTGGGACTTAATGCTCGATTTAAGCTTACTTCAATTACGGAAAATTTTAGACCACAATGAACCGTACGAGCATTTACCATTTTTCGAGGAACAACTACTCGCGTTTGAAGTGTGGTTAAAGCTGG GTTCGGAAAATAGGAAACCTCCAGAACAATTACCAATAGTGCTTCAAGTGCTACTTAGTCAGGTGCATCGGATGAAAGCGTTGGAGTTGTTGGggaaatttttggatttaggACCGTGGGCGGTTAATTTGGCGCTTTCTGTTGGTATATTTCCGTACGTTTTGAAGTTATTGCAGAGCAGTGCGAAAGAATTAAGGCCGTTGTTGGTGTTTATTTGGGCGAAAATATTAGCTGTTGATGAT tCTTGTCAATCAGATTTAGTCAGAGATAACGGTCACAGATACTTCATTGCCGTTTTACAAGATCTCAACATTTCC tcTGAAACTCGTATGCAAGCCGCTTTCGTCCTAGCCTccattgttaataaaaatccgGACGGTCAAGAAATAACCGTTCAAAACAACCTCGTTAGCACCTGTTTAGAGCAATTATCCGACCCGAATCCGAAGCTTCGTCAATGGCTCGCTTTATGTTTGGGCAGGCTTTGGGATAAATTCGAAAAAGCTCGTTGGACGGGCGTCCGGGACACCGCCCACGAAAAGCTTTACACCCTCCTCAGCGATCGATGTCCGGAAGTTCGAGCTTCAGCCGTTTATGCACTCGGCACCTTCATTAATTCGGTACAAAAACGCACCGAACATGCGAATAACATCGATCATTCAGTTATAATGACTTTAATCAACACTTTATGTGGGGATATGAGTGCCATTGTTCGGAAAGAACTCGTAGTCGCGATTCAATGGATTGTTTTAGcgtttgaaaatacttttattaatattgcaTCGCAGGAGGCTTCGTTACATGTAGGTCCTAAAGAGCACACCCCTTTACCTGGGAGGTGGGGATCAGAATCGGGGCGAGATGTTAAAACGGGTTATGATGTTACTGATTGTGCGTTGCTTAGAATGACTAGAGTGGGATCGTTAACGGCGATTAGTTCGATGGGGAGTATTTCATGGTCAATTTATACGAAAGTTTGGGCCGGGTTGTGTGCTTTAAATACGGATCCACATCCTGAAGTTGCTAAAATGGCGAATACGGTGATTTGTTATGTTAGGAATCAAACAACG AAACCACCACAATTAAGAGATTCGGAAAAAATTGGGGGAAGTGTGAGTTTACCACCAAGTCCAAATACAAGACCAGTGTATTTACCCGAAAGTCCACCAACTCTTCATCCTGATCATAGCGGAAATAG tagaaCCCTCCCAACAGCAAGTAGAAGTCGTTATCACCCTAACACAATAAGTGAGCGCGAAGTTAAAGATTATACGAAAAAAATGCTAGTATCAACCCAGTTCATTCAATGGTCTTGTAAACAATTCGTACAACCAATGATGAAACAATCGCCGTTGGATGATGTAGAATCACGACCATATCACGAAAGAGAATGGAGATTTATTCGAAACGATGCCATTCGGAAAGAGGCTCAAGAAGAACGTAGAAAAGCAACCGCGGCAAAAATTgaaacacaaatttttaacGCCCGTAACCCTGGGCAATGTCCCCCAACTGTTTTACAATTTCATCCATACGATCAACATGTTGCTGTTGTTATTTCTGATAGTGTAAt tGTGTGGGATTGGGGAACTGGAGCAAAATTATCCTACAGCAActataaaacgttaaaaaatcctttaactTACATAACATCGTTTGAATGGGTAAATTCGGTTGATGTGAGCTTGATGATGTTAGCGGCTAATGATGGGAGTGTGAAAATTTGGAAACCGGcggttaataataaagatcCTACGTTAATTGGGGCGTGGCAGGCTTTTACGGATGCTTCAATACCTAAAAAGTTATATATGA aaattttattgatGTGGGAGCAATATACCCAAACTGTAATAACAGCGGGGGAATCAAAATTACTTCGTTTATGGGATGCGCATCAAGAAACTCATTTATACGATATCCCCACCGGATCGGAGCGAACAATTCATTGTATCGATTCAACGTATTCGGGAATTGCTCACGAACGGGAATTATCGCAAGAAAAGGAATACGATGATGATTTGATGGAAACGGAAGAAAACGGGCTTGTAATGATGGATACTAATTACGATGAAGTTGACACGTTTTTCCCCACGAAGCAAAGTGGTTTAATTGCGGCGGGGTTTACTGATGGATCGGTTAGGATTTACGATAGGAGATGTGGGCCGAATGAGGCGAAATTACGGACGTGGATGGAGCATGATTGTACGGTTTTGGGTGTTCAAATGAGGGATGAAAAAGTCGTGATGGGGAG tgcGAAaggtgaaattaaaattttcgacattcgAGGACATGATAAGCCGTTGAAATCGATGCAAATTGGGCAGCAAATGTCTGCGTTTGCTATTCACAGAACGGCCAATATTTATTCGTG tgCAACCGGACAAAACATCACCCAATACACATTAgatggtaatttaattaacacaatCCGTTCATCAGAAAGCTTTATTGGTTATCGAACTGGTTCGAATGTTATGTCGTTATCGTATCATCCTTATAAAATGGCTTTAGCTGCTTCCACAGTCGATGTGGTTTGCGTTTACGCCGCTGAAAACCGGCAGAGATGA